The Methanomicrobiales archaeon HGW-Methanomicrobiales-1 genome segment TAGCAAGATCCGTGTACATGTATCCCGGGTAGCCACGGCGACCGGGCACTTCTTCACGGGCTGCACCGATCTGACGGAGCGCTTCACAATAGTTGGTCATATCCGTAAGGATAACGAGCACATGCATACCGAGCTCGAAAGCAAGGTATTCGGCAGTAGTGAGTGCCAGCCGCGGGGTGATGATACGCTCCACAGCCGGGTCATCTGCAAGGTTGAGGAACACGACCGCTCGCTCAAGCGCACCGGTGCGCTCGAAATCCTGCATGAAGTAGTTCGCTTCTTCCTTCGTGATACCCATTGCAGCAAAGACTACCGCGAAGTTCTCGGTTGAGCCGGGCACCTTTGCCTGACGGGCGATCTGCAGCGCAAGTTTGTTGTGCGGAAGACCTGCACCCGAGAAGATCGGGAGTTTCTGACCACGGACAAGGGTGTTGGTCCCATCGATCGTGGAGACACCGGTCTGGATGAAATCCGCCGGCATGCCCCGGGCATACGGATTGATTGCAGCACCGTTGATGTCGAGGCGCTTCTCCGGGACAATGTCAGGACCGCCATCGATAGGCTTACCGCCACCGGACAGGATACGTCCGAGCATTTCCCTGCCGACGGGCATCTTGATAGTCTCGCCCGTGAACCGGACACCGCTGTCTTTTCCGATACCGGCAGTGGTCTCGAAGATCTGGACAACAACAAGTTCATCGCTCGTGTCGAGCACCTGACCGCGCTTGGTTGTGCCATCGGCAAGAATTATATTAACGAGTTCGCCGTAGGCAATCGGCTCGGTCTTTTCAACAAAGACCAGCGGCCCGGCAATCTTGCTTATCGTCCTGTATTCCTTCATGCTGCCGACCTCAGTGTATTGAACTCATCGTCCATCTGTTTCATAATCTTCGCCAGTTCAGGTACGTAGTCCTTGATGAACTTGATCTGGGCCAGTTCGTTCTTGGCCTTGACCGCATTGATCTGAGCAGGGCTGACACCGACAAGCTGGGCTGAGTACGACAGTTCGGCGTACGTCTTGATCGCCTTCATCATGGCATACTGTTTCTTCATGTCACAGAATGTGTCGACTGCGTCGTATGCATTCTGCTGGAGGAAGATCTCACGGATCATACGGGCGACTTCGATCGTCACCTGCTCTGATTCGGGCAGTGCATCGGAACCGACGAGCTGCACGATTTCCTGAAGTTCTGCCTCTTTCTGGAGGACTTCCATGGCCCATGACCGTATGGTGTTCCACTCGGGAGAGACTTCCTTGTCATAGTAGTCCTGGAGAGCTTCGAGATACAGGGAGTACGAGTTCAGCCAGTTGATGGCCGGGAAGTGCCTGCGCTGGGAGAGTTTTGCGTCCAGTGCCCAGAAGACCTTGACGATACGCAGGGTGTTCTGGGTGACGGGTTCTGAAAAGTCTCCACCGGGGGGGGACACTGCACCGATAACCGAGACGGAACCACGGGCCCCGTTTAAGGTCTTGACAAGGCCGGCACGCTCGTAGAACTCCGAGAGCCGGGCTGCAAGGTAGGCCGGGTATCCTTCTTCACCGGGCATCTCTTCGAGACGCGAGGAGATCTCACGCATTGCTTCTGCCCACCGGGAGGTCGAGTCTGCCATTAAGGAGACATCGTATCCCATGTCACGGAAGTATTCCGCAATGGTGATACCGGTGTAAACCGATGCTTCACGGGCTGCCACCGGCATGTTGGACGTGTTTGCAATGAGCACGGTCCTTTCCATGAGGGGCTTGCCACTCTTCGGGTCTTCGAGGTGCGGGAATTCGGTAAGAACTTCCGTCATCTCGTTGCCGCGTTCTCCGCAGCCAATGTAGACCACGATCTCAGCATCCGACCACTTGGCCAGCTGCTGCTGGGTAACCGTCTTGCCGCTCCCGAACGGGCCGGGAATTGCGGCGGTGCCACCTTTCGCGATCGGGAAGAGACCATCGAGGATACGCTGACCGGTGATCAGCGGAATCGTCGGATTCATCTTCTCTTTCACGGGGCGGGGGACACGAACCGGCCAGCGCTGGATCATCGGGTACTCGCGACCGTCTTCGAGAATACAGATGATCTCGTCGATGGTGTAGTCTCCGCTCTTGATCGTCTTGACTACTCCCGCTTTTGCGTTCGGGGGCAGCATGACCTTGTGGACGATGTTGGTTTCCTGGACTTCTCCAAGAATTGCGCCGGGCTCTACCTTGTCACCGGTCTTTACGAGCGGCTTGAAGGTCCATTTCTTCTCATGGGAGAGACCGGGTGCTGTTACACCACGCTGAATGAAGTTGCCCATCTTGTCCACGAGGACTTCCAAAGGACGCTGGATACCATCATAGATACTGGTCAGCAGACCCGGACCGAGTTCAACTGCGAGCGACAGGCCCGTGTTTGAGACCGGTTCGCCGGGCCTGATGCCCGAGGTATCTTCGTACACCTGGATGATGACACTGTTACCCTGGATCTTGATGACCTCACCCATCAGCTCTTCTTTGCCGACCTTCACCACATCGTACATGTGGGCGTCAAGGTTGACTGCCGTCACGACAGGGCCGGCGATTCTTTTCAGAACCCCTTGTTTCTTTTCCTTTGCTTGTTTGGTTGTTACTTCCACAA includes the following:
- a CDS encoding ATP synthase subunit B: MKEYRTISKIAGPLVFVEKTEPIAYGELVNIILADGTTKRGQVLDTSDELVVVQIFETTAGIGKDSGVRFTGETIKMPVGREMLGRILSGGGKPIDGGPDIVPEKRLDINGAAINPYARGMPADFIQTGVSTIDGTNTLVRGQKLPIFSGAGLPHNKLALQIARQAKVPGSTENFAVVFAAMGITKEEANYFMQDFERTGALERAVVFLNLADDPAVERIITPRLALTTAEYLAFELGMHVLVILTDMTNYCEALRQIGAAREEVPGRRGYPGYMYTDLANLYERAGMIKGQKGSVTQIPILTMPGDDITHPIADLTGYITEGQIVVNRDLHRKGIYPPINVLPSLSRLMNLGIGKGKTREDHKKVSDQMYAGYAEGNDLRGLVAIVGKDALSERDRLLLEFADLFENKFVRQGYDEDRTIDDTLNLAWELLSTLPVEQLTRIDRDTINKYHPKFSTGAKKE
- a CDS encoding V-type ATP synthase subunit A, with the protein product MEVTTKQAKEKKQGVLKRIAGPVVTAVNLDAHMYDVVKVGKEELMGEVIKIQGNSVIIQVYEDTSGIRPGEPVSNTGLSLAVELGPGLLTSIYDGIQRPLEVLVDKMGNFIQRGVTAPGLSHEKKWTFKPLVKTGDKVEPGAILGEVQETNIVHKVMLPPNAKAGVVKTIKSGDYTIDEIICILEDGREYPMIQRWPVRVPRPVKEKMNPTIPLITGQRILDGLFPIAKGGTAAIPGPFGSGKTVTQQQLAKWSDAEIVVYIGCGERGNEMTEVLTEFPHLEDPKSGKPLMERTVLIANTSNMPVAAREASVYTGITIAEYFRDMGYDVSLMADSTSRWAEAMREISSRLEEMPGEEGYPAYLAARLSEFYERAGLVKTLNGARGSVSVIGAVSPPGGDFSEPVTQNTLRIVKVFWALDAKLSQRRHFPAINWLNSYSLYLEALQDYYDKEVSPEWNTIRSWAMEVLQKEAELQEIVQLVGSDALPESEQVTIEVARMIREIFLQQNAYDAVDTFCDMKKQYAMMKAIKTYAELSYSAQLVGVSPAQINAVKAKNELAQIKFIKDYVPELAKIMKQMDDEFNTLRSAA